In the genome of Ignisphaera cupida, one region contains:
- a CDS encoding ABC transporter permease, whose protein sequence is MSVTRRLTQRAITLTVSLIAIVVLTAVILSLTGYDEKVYKAIIDGEKRVYQQQLQRMGVSAEEITRRVREYEKTLISLYGLDQPPVVRAFMNVRNIMFLNLGYAQSADTCSVAGLPFPCRVSDAIMAVIPRSILLVTLAEFVCVVIVLQIGPLLAYKRGGILDKTVISYAAIFNAIPLWWLAMLFILIFAYTLGLAPSTSRPIVAAINSLNIVEIVKYMWLPLLVSVVGLLGGWLYSVRAMVLRVSAEDFVVTAKAKGLSDADVARKHVLRASMPPVITSIVLALSTSIFGGYMITEAVFDWPGMGTLFRVAITNSDSPTVLGLVFMSSLAYVVARFILEILYMILDPRVRI, encoded by the coding sequence TTGAGTGTAACGAGAAGATTAACGCAGAGAGCTATAACCCTAACTGTTAGTCTAATAGCAATAGTCGTATTAACTGCTGTAATTCTAAGTTTAACAGGTTATGATGAAAAGGTTTACAAGGCTATTATAGATGGTGAAAAAAGAGTTTATCAGCAACAACTACAGCGTATGGGTGTTTCAGCTGAGGAAATAACAAGAAGAGTTAGGGAGTATGAGAAGACATTGATAAGCCTATATGGTTTAGACCAACCACCTGTTGTGAGAGCGTTTATGAATGTTAGAAACATTATGTTTTTAAATCTTGGCTATGCCCAATCAGCGGATACCTGTTCTGTAGCAGGATTGCCATTTCCATGCAGAGTCTCGGATGCTATCATGGCGGTAATACCTAGGTCTATACTATTAGTAACCTTAGCTGAATTTGTGTGTGTTGTTATAGTTCTACAGATAGGCCCTTTACTTGCATATAAGCGTGGGGGTATCTTAGATAAAACTGTTATTTCCTATGCTGCAATCTTTAATGCCATACCCTTGTGGTGGTTGGCAATGCTTTTTATACTCATATTTGCCTACACCTTAGGACTTGCCCCTTCAACATCAAGACCTATAGTGGCTGCAATAAATAGCTTGAACATTGTTGAAATAGTTAAATACATGTGGCTGCCTCTACTAGTTTCTGTTGTTGGATTGTTAGGTGGGTGGCTATATAGTGTAAGAGCTATGGTTTTAAGGGTTTCAGCTGAGGATTTTGTTGTTACGGCAAAGGCTAAGGGTTTAAGCGATGCTGATGTAGCTCGAAAACATGTTTTAAGAGCTTCAATGCCTCCTGTAATTACAAGTATTGTTTTAGCGCTTTCAACATCTATTTTCGGAGGTTACATGATTACTGAAGCGGTATTTGATTGGCCTGGAATGGGTACATTGTTTAGAGTTGCTATAACAAATTCAGATAGCCCTACAGTATTAGGATTAGTTTTTATGTCGTCACTTGCATATGTGGTAGCCAGGTTTATTCTAGAGATTTTATATATGATTTTAGATCCTAGGGTGAGAATTTGA
- a CDS encoding ABC transporter permease, whose amino-acid sequence MKEYIKSIATWINTVWQYNLGRIGLILLLAIVALSFIALAVVPSDISIKWNNPREWAYTPKLAPPDWVAFIGIQRAPHAVINVPRYSTYEEAGITYYVYRAIYNLDANDYPQNIAVVIEKLNPLVTKSAMDISLKISLTLERPDNNIVTLYSGAKQLSELVSVIQQESEYVLFTDPSTTISSIRDLVSSITGMSKIEFSQKYEPQLTAGALYIKYCFSKFSLSGNELRISPLEGTYRIQFSIAIPTKYLVELGLRGSPIESLSIIVVGDRYGYLGTDYLGRDIALGVLYGFPVGLLIGVFAATVSVFMGGVLGVVSGYYGGLVDEVIQRFVDVLGNVPLLPIMILIGAIVQQVFESPWLRLLMIVVVYIAFSWGGTAIITRTMTLTIKAEPFVEAARALGAGSARIVFRHILPNVMPYLFASLVFAVPGAILLEAGLSVLGIYHGLPTWGSILASAEEYRGVAMYAWWWVLPPGMSMALTSFTFIALGISIETIVDPRLRGR is encoded by the coding sequence TTGAAAGAATATATAAAAAGCATTGCAACTTGGATTAACACAGTATGGCAATACAACCTAGGAAGGATAGGATTAATATTGCTATTAGCAATAGTTGCACTATCCTTTATAGCCCTTGCTGTAGTACCTTCTGATATATCAATTAAGTGGAACAATCCAAGAGAATGGGCATATACCCCAAAGTTAGCACCACCAGATTGGGTTGCATTTATAGGTATTCAACGAGCTCCTCATGCAGTAATTAATGTGCCTAGATATTCAACATATGAAGAAGCTGGCATAACTTATTATGTGTATAGAGCTATCTATAATCTTGATGCAAATGACTATCCTCAGAATATTGCTGTAGTTATTGAGAAACTTAATCCTCTTGTAACGAAAAGTGCTATGGACATATCTTTAAAGATTAGCTTAACACTAGAAAGACCTGATAACAATATTGTTACACTTTATAGTGGTGCTAAACAGTTGAGTGAGCTAGTTAGTGTTATTCAACAGGAATCGGAGTATGTTTTGTTTACCGATCCATCAACAACAATTTCATCGATTAGAGATCTTGTTTCAAGTATTACAGGTATGTCAAAAATTGAGTTTAGTCAAAAGTATGAGCCACAGCTGACAGCAGGTGCTTTATACATAAAGTATTGTTTTTCTAAATTTTCATTATCAGGTAATGAACTTAGGATCTCGCCTTTAGAAGGTACTTATAGAATACAGTTCTCAATTGCTATACCTACAAAATATTTAGTTGAATTGGGGTTAAGGGGATCTCCTATTGAATCTCTATCCATAATTGTGGTAGGGGATAGATATGGCTACCTAGGTACAGACTACCTTGGAAGAGATATAGCTTTGGGTGTTCTCTACGGATTTCCTGTAGGCTTGCTCATAGGAGTTTTTGCAGCCACAGTATCGGTATTTATGGGTGGTGTGTTGGGGGTTGTGAGTGGTTATTATGGTGGTTTGGTAGATGAGGTAATACAGAGATTTGTAGATGTGTTAGGCAATGTTCCACTACTTCCAATAATGATATTAATAGGTGCAATAGTTCAACAAGTATTTGAATCTCCCTGGCTAAGATTGTTAATGATAGTTGTTGTGTATATAGCTTTTTCCTGGGGTGGAACAGCCATAATTACAAGAACCATGACTTTAACTATAAAAGCTGAGCCTTTTGTAGAAGCGGCAAGGGCTTTGGGAGCAGGTTCAGCTAGAATTGTGTTTCGCCATATATTACCCAATGTAATGCCATACCTATTTGCATCTCTGGTTTTTGCAGTACCAGGTGCTATACTTTTGGAAGCTGGTTTAAGCGTGTTAGGTATTTACCATGGTCTTCCCACATGGGGGTCGATACTAGCTTCAGCAGAGGAATACAGAGGTGTGGCGATGTATGCATGGTGGTGGGTGCTACCCCCGGGAATGTCCATGGCTTTAACATCCTTTACATTTATTGCCTTGGGCATATCTATAGAAACAATAGTTGATCCTAGGCTGAGAGGGAGATGA
- a CDS encoding archaemetzincin family Zn-dependent metalloprotease, translating to MSVEIFFTTSNTDIVKHVENIVASILNLKIIDESIIALPQWLFNSRRNQYKADQVLDYLITLKKHVDSYALGVIDADGYVNGLNFVFGVAYPHSGAVVFLQRLKSVDKQLFLLRIEKEVLHELGHVLGLEHCRQPDCVMNFSNSVYEVDLKKAAFCRKCALKLQESGIMLNPSNIIY from the coding sequence ATGAGCGTAGAAATATTCTTTACAACTAGCAACACTGATATTGTAAAACATGTTGAAAATATTGTAGCAAGTATTTTAAATCTTAAAATAATTGATGAAAGCATTATAGCTTTGCCACAATGGTTATTCAACTCTAGAAGAAACCAGTATAAAGCTGATCAGGTTTTAGACTATTTGATTACTCTAAAGAAACATGTTGATTCCTATGCTCTTGGAGTCATAGATGCTGATGGATATGTAAATGGACTTAATTTTGTCTTTGGAGTTGCATATCCACATTCAGGAGCTGTAGTATTTTTGCAAAGACTGAAATCAGTAGATAAACAGCTATTCTTATTGAGAATAGAAAAAGAGGTTCTTCATGAACTTGGCCATGTATTGGGTTTGGAACATTGTAGACAACCTGATTGTGTTATGAACTTCAGTAATTCGGTATATGAAGTAGATTTGAAGAAAGCAGCATTTTGTAGAAAATGTGCTTTAAAGCTTCAGGAAAGTGGAATAATGCTAAATCCAAGTAACATTATCTACTGA
- a CDS encoding AAA family ATPase: MINKDELMILQKILNELSKPFVGREEEAKVILLALLTKEHAVLIGEPGTAKSALIRRAAQILNMKCFMYLLTKYTEPAELFGPLDINALKDGKYVRITSHKLPEAEIAFLDEIFKANSAILNTLLTIMNERLFYDGYTEIRVALWSLFGASNEVPQEPELEALYDRFLLRHYVKPLPDDLWKQLLRKAWDIERFGYQQPEIIIDRNTLDKMHGMVFEVSFSGVESKLLKIFSVLESKNIHLTDRRKGKALKVIAANALINGRLQAVEEDLMVLKYIAPHDIDDFEKVNIILSEELKTPYKYLRELEEIGVSVKEVGNYIASFPSINSRFVEYRLLEIYRDLESTRDRVLAMMRESNDEKVQKKGMEIVEQINDILDKIKRKIEGR, from the coding sequence ATCATTAACAAAGATGAATTGATGATTCTTCAAAAAATTCTGAATGAGCTTTCTAAACCATTTGTTGGCAGGGAGGAGGAGGCTAAGGTAATTCTCCTAGCCCTTTTAACAAAAGAACATGCAGTTCTAATTGGCGAACCTGGTACTGCAAAAAGTGCTTTGATTAGAAGAGCTGCTCAAATTCTAAATATGAAATGCTTCATGTATCTATTAACAAAGTATACAGAGCCTGCAGAACTCTTTGGTCCTCTTGATATAAATGCTTTGAAAGATGGAAAATATGTTAGAATAACGTCACATAAGCTTCCAGAAGCTGAAATAGCATTTCTAGATGAGATCTTCAAGGCGAATTCCGCTATTCTAAACACACTTCTAACAATAATGAATGAAAGGCTATTCTATGATGGCTACACAGAAATTAGAGTTGCTTTGTGGAGCTTGTTTGGAGCAAGTAATGAAGTTCCACAAGAACCTGAACTAGAAGCCTTATATGACAGGTTTTTGCTTAGACATTATGTAAAGCCTTTGCCTGATGATTTATGGAAACAGCTTTTGAGAAAGGCATGGGATATTGAGAGATTTGGGTATCAACAACCAGAAATTATCATTGATAGAAATACTCTTGATAAAATGCATGGAATGGTTTTTGAAGTTAGTTTTAGTGGTGTCGAGTCAAAGCTTCTAAAGATATTCTCTGTTTTGGAGTCAAAAAACATACATTTAACAGATAGAAGAAAGGGTAAAGCATTAAAGGTTATAGCAGCCAACGCATTAATTAATGGAAGGTTGCAAGCTGTTGAAGAGGATCTTATGGTTTTAAAGTATATAGCTCCTCACGATATAGATGATTTTGAAAAAGTTAACATAATTCTTTCTGAAGAGCTGAAAACACCATACAAGTATCTGAGAGAGTTAGAGGAAATAGGTGTTAGCGTTAAGGAGGTTGGAAACTACATTGCATCGTTTCCATCCATAAACTCTAGATTTGTTGAATACAGGCTTCTAGAAATTTATAGAGACTTGGAATCCACAAGAGATAGGGTATTGGCTATGATGAGAGAAAGCAATGATGAGAAGGTACAGAAAAAGGGTATGGAGATTGTTGAGCAAATAAATGATATACTGGATAAAATTAAGAGGAAAATTGAGGGTAGGTAA
- a CDS encoding ABC transporter permease, with translation MLFIQFFLDIFKLAFKTLTERKTRATLTIIGIAIGPLALVMISSVIDGYGDYIINQIEGLGQNAIVLFPESGTKFSDSDLNLIRSLPGVKRVEPFYSIQAQVRVGTQTKIVFVYAIPIDIVFESIRGLEILEGYTPSESDYLKAVVGYKIAFDDNGNRVYDLGDVITLTYMKTAGGKTEIRRASVSIAAILKEFGGAFILSPDTTIFLPLSAGQRVLGLNEWSGIFILAEKSEYVPMLVKQLQQIYGNSASAISFQSIANIASSIIGAMNFISFAASLSAFAVAIAGVAATMITSVIERTREIGVLKALGFTDFQVLVMILMESIVMSLIGGAIGISLGVIGAHALASRGFEIRAAAEAIMVVKAAPKIRIYTIAKTLGLTILVGIGGGILPAYRAAKIPPAVALRYE, from the coding sequence ATGTTATTCATTCAATTCTTTTTAGACATTTTCAAGCTTGCATTCAAAACACTTACAGAAAGAAAAACAAGAGCTACACTAACAATAATTGGAATTGCAATAGGTCCACTAGCTCTTGTCATGATATCAAGTGTTATAGATGGCTATGGAGATTATATAATTAATCAAATTGAGGGTCTTGGACAAAATGCCATTGTTCTTTTTCCAGAATCTGGAACAAAATTCAGTGATAGTGACTTAAATCTGATAAGGTCTTTACCAGGTGTTAAAAGAGTTGAACCATTTTACTCTATACAAGCACAGGTCAGGGTGGGCACACAAACAAAAATTGTTTTTGTATATGCAATACCAATAGACATTGTTTTTGAGTCAATAAGAGGATTGGAAATTCTCGAGGGCTATACACCATCTGAGTCAGATTATCTAAAAGCTGTTGTTGGATATAAAATAGCTTTTGATGATAATGGCAACAGGGTTTATGATCTTGGAGATGTTATTACATTGACATATATGAAAACAGCTGGTGGTAAAACGGAAATTAGAAGAGCTTCTGTTTCCATTGCAGCTATTCTTAAGGAATTTGGAGGAGCATTTATTCTAAGTCCTGATACAACAATTTTTCTTCCTCTTTCAGCTGGTCAAAGAGTTCTGGGTTTAAATGAGTGGAGTGGAATATTTATATTGGCAGAGAAAAGCGAGTATGTCCCCATGCTTGTTAAGCAGCTTCAGCAAATATATGGAAACTCAGCATCTGCGATTTCGTTTCAGAGTATTGCAAATATTGCTAGCTCCATTATTGGCGCAATGAATTTCATATCCTTTGCAGCATCACTATCAGCATTTGCAGTTGCAATAGCTGGTGTAGCAGCAACAATGATAACATCTGTCATTGAGAGAACAAGGGAAATAGGTGTTTTAAAAGCTCTTGGATTTACAGATTTTCAAGTTCTTGTAATGATTCTCATGGAAAGCATTGTGATGAGCTTAATTGGTGGAGCTATAGGCATTTCATTAGGTGTTATAGGTGCTCATGCTTTAGCATCTAGAGGATTTGAGATAAGAGCTGCTGCAGAAGCTATTATGGTTGTTAAAGCCGCTCCAAAGATAAGGATCTACACAATTGCAAAGACACTTGGACTAACAATTCTTGTTGGTATTGGTGGGGGCATTCTACCTGCTTACAGAGCAGCTAAAATACCTCCAGCTGTAGCTCTTAGATATGAATGA
- a CDS encoding ABC transporter ATP-binding protein — protein MLNHETLLYVNDLKVWFSLRKGLKELLTRAPTKYVKAVDGISFSLNDGEVFALVGESGCGKTTTGRAILKLVEPTSGIIGFKPSEKVLKELIEAEGEDILLNTKVHVDITKISSKHMKPLRREMQIVFQDPYASLNPRQSILSILTEPLEIHRIGESREERMEIVAKALELVKLTPPEDFMYRYPHQLSGGQRQRVVIARAIILKPKFIVADEPLSMLDVSIRTEILKLLMELRNELRLSYLFITHDLALTRYIANRIAVMYLGKIVELGPANKVLYNPLHPYTKALIKAIPEPEPSRRKELRVLDIKGEVPTAINIPPGCRFHPRCPIIDKYPQLAEICKAKEPPLIEVEKDHYVACWLYKKV, from the coding sequence ATGTTAAATCATGAAACATTGCTTTATGTAAATGATTTGAAGGTTTGGTTTTCGCTTCGCAAGGGATTGAAAGAGCTTTTAACCAGGGCTCCAACAAAATATGTGAAAGCTGTTGATGGTATAAGCTTTTCCTTAAATGATGGAGAGGTTTTTGCATTAGTTGGAGAATCTGGCTGTGGTAAAACAACAACTGGTCGAGCAATACTTAAACTTGTTGAACCAACATCGGGCATCATTGGATTTAAACCAAGTGAAAAGGTTTTAAAGGAGTTAATTGAAGCTGAAGGTGAGGACATTCTTTTGAATACAAAAGTTCATGTTGATATAACCAAAATCAGTTCTAAGCATATGAAGCCTCTTCGAAGAGAAATGCAGATTGTGTTTCAAGATCCATATGCAAGTCTTAACCCAAGACAGTCAATTCTAAGCATACTTACAGAGCCTTTGGAAATTCATAGAATTGGAGAATCAAGAGAAGAGAGGATGGAAATAGTTGCAAAGGCATTGGAATTAGTTAAGTTAACTCCACCAGAAGATTTCATGTATAGATATCCACATCAGCTTTCAGGAGGACAAAGACAAAGAGTTGTAATAGCTAGAGCCATAATACTTAAACCTAAGTTCATTGTAGCAGATGAGCCTTTGTCAATGCTAGATGTTTCTATAAGAACAGAAATTCTTAAGCTTTTAATGGAGTTAAGAAATGAGCTTAGACTTTCATATCTGTTCATAACACATGACCTTGCTTTAACAAGGTACATAGCCAATAGAATAGCTGTTATGTACCTAGGTAAAATAGTTGAGCTAGGGCCTGCCAACAAGGTTCTATATAACCCTCTACACCCATATACAAAAGCCTTAATAAAGGCTATTCCAGAACCTGAACCAAGCAGAAGAAAAGAACTTAGAGTACTTGATATTAAAGGTGAAGTACCCACAGCTATAAATATACCACCTGGTTGTAGGTTTCATCCCAGATGCCCTATAATTGACAAATACCCTCAACTTGCAGAAATATGTAAAGCAAAAGAACCTCCACTTATAGAAGTTGAAAAAGATCACTATGTTGCATGTTGGCTTTACAAAAAAGTTTGA
- a CDS encoding ABC transporter ATP-binding protein: protein MDSVKGSVKDNLLSVSNLKVYYFTSGGIVKAVDDVSFSLKRGEILGLAGESGSGKSTLGYALMRLVPPPGKIVKGSIKFMGEELTSMSEEEFRKRIRWKGISMIFQGAMNSLNPVMKIGDQIAEVFKLHLGLSKEEGVKRARELLKTVGLDPEKVNAYPHELSGGMKQRVVIAMALALNPPLVIADEPTTALDVVVQAQILNLLKTLQREKNMSMIIISHDLSLLAEISDYLAIMYAGKIVEYGSSDTIYKSPSHPYTIGLLDSIPSLSSEKTELKGIPGEPPDLINPPPGCRFHPRCPFAMDICRKEEPPMTKLENGHIVFCWLAVKR, encoded by the coding sequence ATGGATTCAGTAAAAGGCAGTGTTAAAGATAATCTACTAAGTGTTAGTAATCTAAAGGTTTATTACTTTACAAGTGGAGGTATTGTCAAGGCTGTTGATGATGTGAGTTTCTCTCTTAAAAGAGGGGAAATACTTGGTTTAGCTGGAGAATCTGGTTCTGGCAAAAGTACTCTTGGCTATGCTTTAATGAGGCTAGTGCCTCCTCCAGGTAAAATCGTTAAAGGATCTATAAAATTCATGGGTGAAGAACTAACATCTATGAGTGAAGAAGAATTTAGAAAAAGAATTAGGTGGAAAGGTATTTCAATGATTTTCCAAGGAGCTATGAATTCTCTAAATCCTGTTATGAAGATAGGTGATCAAATAGCTGAGGTTTTTAAGCTTCATCTTGGCCTTTCTAAGGAAGAGGGAGTTAAACGTGCTCGAGAGCTTTTGAAAACTGTTGGTCTGGATCCTGAGAAAGTAAATGCTTATCCACATGAGCTTAGTGGTGGTATGAAGCAAAGAGTTGTAATAGCCATGGCTCTGGCTTTGAATCCTCCTCTTGTAATTGCTGACGAGCCTACAACAGCTCTTGATGTTGTTGTTCAAGCTCAGATACTTAATCTTTTAAAAACTCTTCAAAGAGAGAAAAACATGTCTATGATAATAATTTCACATGATCTCAGTTTATTAGCCGAAATATCTGATTACTTAGCCATTATGTATGCTGGTAAAATAGTTGAATATGGATCTTCAGATACTATATACAAAAGCCCTAGTCACCCATATACTATAGGCCTCTTAGACAGTATTCCAAGTTTGAGTAGCGAAAAAACCGAATTGAAAGGCATACCCGGTGAGCCACCAGATTTGATTAATCCCCCACCTGGTTGTAGGTTTCATCCCAGATGCCCATTTGCAATGGATATTTGCAGAAAAGAGGAGCCTCCAATGACCAAGCTAGAGAATGGCCATATTGTTTTCTGTTGGCTTGCAGTTAAGAGGTGA
- a CDS encoding VWA domain-containing protein, with amino-acid sequence MPGILKNIDYLDPFTRYKGQKIIDNLKRLRVGGEIPLEMAIDVYYALYLPFPQLVEITDVPLGKEKQYKLIKTMLGDEEAKKLRLYTVADSFASVALGTLFLMNLFSELGNEEKEFEHGGGRGQSGMRNQQQSEDEGDGGKSFEEAVKNAIRKTSEAAETVKEIQHFVYGNKAGVGHILNLDEDVTTVLRLVKNTDIKNILNVLARIPDIAYAAKRKKVGYQRGEIEGYSRGSDVERIVYTELAYPQLYLYTKIAEGDLLIFEKVMYLTMGPIYVLLDKSGSMDGNKILWAKATALALFMRSRIEKRPFYIRFFDSEPYELISVKPNAKPGHVAKLLEYIAMIRNGGGTDISKALMTACNDILKSSVRETSDIILITDGEDRIARSLIKKALQHAKARLISVMIMGDNDDLRDISDNYMKVVKLSDKELLTVVSS; translated from the coding sequence ATGCCAGGAATTCTGAAGAATATAGATTATCTAGATCCTTTCACTAGGTATAAGGGTCAGAAAATAATTGATAATTTGAAGAGGTTGAGAGTTGGAGGTGAAATTCCACTTGAGATGGCTATAGATGTTTACTATGCACTGTACTTGCCATTTCCACAACTTGTTGAAATAACTGATGTTCCACTTGGTAAAGAAAAACAATATAAATTGATAAAAACTATGCTTGGAGATGAAGAAGCTAAGAAGCTGAGGCTATATACAGTTGCAGATAGCTTTGCTTCTGTAGCTTTAGGAACATTGTTTTTAATGAATCTGTTTTCAGAGCTTGGCAACGAGGAGAAAGAATTTGAACATGGAGGTGGTAGAGGTCAAAGTGGAATGCGTAATCAGCAGCAGAGTGAGGATGAAGGTGATGGTGGTAAAAGCTTTGAAGAAGCTGTGAAGAATGCTATTAGAAAGACTAGCGAAGCTGCAGAAACTGTTAAGGAGATTCAACATTTTGTTTATGGAAACAAGGCTGGTGTTGGGCACATACTTAATCTTGATGAAGATGTGACAACTGTTCTAAGACTTGTTAAAAATACTGACATTAAAAACATACTCAATGTTTTAGCTAGAATACCAGACATAGCCTATGCTGCTAAGAGAAAAAAGGTTGGGTATCAGCGAGGAGAAATAGAGGGGTATTCCAGAGGATCAGATGTAGAAAGAATAGTATATACAGAACTTGCATATCCACAGCTATATCTATATACAAAAATAGCTGAGGGTGACTTGTTAATATTTGAGAAAGTTATGTACTTGACTATGGGCCCCATCTATGTTTTGCTAGACAAATCTGGAAGCATGGATGGAAACAAAATTTTGTGGGCAAAAGCAACAGCTTTAGCATTATTCATGAGAAGTAGAATTGAGAAAAGACCATTTTACATAAGATTCTTTGATTCTGAACCATATGAGCTAATATCTGTTAAACCAAATGCGAAACCAGGACATGTTGCAAAGCTTTTAGAGTACATAGCCATGATTAGAAATGGTGGTGGAACAGACATATCGAAAGCTCTTATGACAGCATGCAACGATATTTTGAAGAGTAGTGTTAGAGAAACAAGCGACATAATACTGATTACAGATGGCGAAGATAGAATAGCTAGAAGCCTTATCAAAAAAGCACTTCAACATGCAAAAGCAAGACTAATATCAGTTATGATAATGGGTGATAACGATGATCTTAGAGATATAAGTGATAACTACATGAAAGTTGTTAAGTTGTCGGATAAAGAGCTTTTAACTGTTGTTAGCAGCTAG
- a CDS encoding M28 family peptidase, producing the protein MRNIVEEAFRIANIVSSFGEVVGGSRKELALLNIIRGFLDGYGDDVYLDPVPVTSWEESYCFIDIRGETYRCAVQPPAQIDVCEEILQNNITIFSAAEIITKNLSYSSIYDKIVIVETPRDPDDIATIARILSLYSPRLIIFSDVHNTIRRIVVLENLVALYEEALPIKTPVIVVPFSVARKIVEFGNAEICAKSSTVQSYGYNLIANIHGNGDRRIYVTAHHDHWLSGASDNVLGVAIAIALFRHLSRFKLLKKGLSLVLFTAEEGFPQKLNSFYWLVGSKHFVSKYFHKLFDEVETVINIDVVYSSNIVVSTSNPILESVLMKNGFKLKGDDIVFDSFSFSMVGIPSLTINSFQDALRDGVYHSELDVVESVNSEAVSRYMEVLMNILNIVDENELSNLNFVENAIASKIVSSAPNLDVIESLYLFLKALEKCGVVNRKMFLKLLSRIALKTYVGMDIGEKLGVREFTKFLMCEDNVYSIPVRIVKTIDECYRDYRFNIDLLRNIICAVCK; encoded by the coding sequence TTGAGAAACATAGTTGAAGAAGCATTTAGAATAGCGAATATTGTTAGTAGCTTTGGGGAAGTTGTTGGTGGTTCGAGGAAGGAGTTAGCTCTTTTAAATATTATTAGAGGTTTTTTAGATGGGTATGGGGATGATGTTTACCTAGATCCGGTCCCAGTTACTTCGTGGGAAGAAAGCTATTGTTTTATTGATATCCGTGGAGAGACTTATAGATGTGCAGTTCAACCACCTGCTCAAATCGATGTATGTGAAGAAATTTTGCAAAACAACATCACAATATTTAGTGCAGCAGAGATCATAACAAAAAATCTCTCATATAGTAGCATCTATGACAAAATTGTAATTGTTGAAACACCTCGTGATCCAGACGACATAGCCACTATTGCAAGGATTTTGAGTCTTTACAGCCCCAGGCTAATAATTTTTTCTGATGTTCACAACACCATAAGAAGAATAGTTGTTTTAGAAAATTTGGTTGCTTTGTATGAGGAAGCCTTACCTATAAAGACACCAGTAATTGTGGTTCCCTTTTCTGTTGCTAGAAAAATTGTTGAATTTGGAAATGCAGAAATATGTGCAAAATCAAGTACTGTTCAATCTTATGGCTATAACCTGATAGCAAATATTCATGGCAATGGCGATAGAAGAATATATGTTACTGCACACCATGACCACTGGCTTTCAGGAGCCTCAGACAATGTTTTGGGTGTGGCAATAGCAATTGCATTGTTTAGACATTTATCTCGTTTTAAGTTATTGAAGAAGGGGTTGTCATTAGTTTTGTTTACAGCTGAAGAGGGGTTTCCCCAAAAACTAAACTCTTTTTACTGGCTTGTTGGCTCAAAACATTTTGTTTCCAAGTATTTTCACAAGCTTTTTGATGAAGTAGAAACTGTAATTAACATTGATGTTGTTTACAGTAGCAATATAGTTGTTTCAACGTCGAATCCAATATTGGAGAGTGTGTTAATGAAGAATGGATTTAAATTAAAAGGTGATGATATTGTTTTTGACTCTTTTTCATTCTCAATGGTTGGAATACCTTCGCTAACAATCAACTCTTTTCAAGATGCTTTAAGAGATGGTGTATACCACAGTGAATTAGATGTTGTTGAAAGTGTTAATAGCGAAGCAGTTTCAAGATATATGGAAGTATTGATGAATATTCTCAATATTGTTGATGAGAATGAGTTAAGCAACTTGAATTTTGTTGAAAATGCTATAGCCTCTAAAATTGTTAGCTCTGCTCCTAACCTAGATGTTATTGAATCTCTTTACCTCTTTCTCAAGGCCCTAGAAAAATGCGGAGTTGTTAACAGGAAAATGTTTTTGAAGCTGCTTAGCAGAATTGCTTTAAAAACTTATGTTGGAATGGATATTGGTGAAAAACTTGGTGTTAGGGAATTCACAAAATTTTTGATGTGTGAAGATAATGTTTATTCTATTCCTGTGAGAATTGTGAAAACAATTGATGAGTGTTATAGAGACTATAGATTTAATATAGACTTGCTAAGAAATATAATTTGTGCGGTGTGTAAGTAG